The genome window CGAGAGGCTTGGGTTCAAAGCCGTGGACTGGTTGACCGACCCTCGCTTTGCCATCTGGGGCATCATCATTACCGATGTATGGCAGTGGACACCCTTTGTGGTGCTCCTTGTCCTTGCTGGTCTTGGAACCATTCCCCAGGAACTCCAGGAGGCAGCGATTCTTGACCGGGCCAGTCCCTGGATGCGGTTCAAAAACATTTACCTTCCGTACCTTCGTATGCCTATCCTCCTTGCCGTCCTTTTCCGTTCCATCGATACCCTGAAAATGTTCGATGTTCCCTATATTCTCACCGGTGGGGGACCAGGGGATCTGACGACCACCCTTTCACTTCTGGGGTACCGGAACCTCTTCTCCTTCTTCAAGGTTGGGGTGGCCTCGGCTATCTCCTGGTTTGTGGTCATCATCGTGAATGTTCTTGTGAACATTCTTCTCAAGATTCTGAGTCCCCGGAGGAAGATTCCCCGGGAGATGGTGGATACCGGGCTGTGAGGGATGAGGATGCGTGAGGAGACGAAATCCCTGATACGGCGGATTGTGTTCCTTGTCGTTGCTCTGGGCATTACAGGGGCGTTCATGTTCCCTCTTTTGTGGGTTGTGCTCTCCTCTTTGAAGACCCGTCTTGAAATCTTTGCCCTTCCCCCGAAGTGGATTTTCCCCCCGACGCTCCAGAACTACAGGGATATTCTCCACTCCGACTTCATGTACCACCTCAGAAACAGCCTCCTTGTTGCGGTGATTTCAACCGGAGTTTCCCTGGTTTTCGGAAGTCTCACAGCTTACGGTTTTTCCCGTTACCCCATTCGGGGAAGCGATAACATTCTCTTCTGGATTCTCTCACTGCGCATGCTCCCACCAATTGCGGTGGTGATTCCCTTTTACCTTCTCTTTCGTTCTCTTGGGCTTCTGGACACAACCCTTGCCCTTGTCCTTGTGTACTGCATCTTCAACATCTCTTTCTCCATCTGGGTCCTGAAGGGATTTTTCGACGAAATTCCCATTGAGCTTGAAGAGGCGGCAAAGCTCGACGGTTACTCGCCGGCACAGGTCTTCTGGCGGGTGAGTCTTCCTCTTGTTCGGCCGGGTCTTGCCACAACGGCCATTTTCTGCCTCATTCAGTCTCTCAACGAGTTCCTCGTGGCCCTTACCCTGACGACCCGAAAGGCGGTGACGGCCCCTGTTGGTCTTGCCAAGCTCCAGACCTTTCTTGGAACGGACTGGGGGAGGATTTCTGCGGCGGCGGTGATTTTCATGATTCCGGTGGTGGTGTTCACGATTTTTGTGCGGAATGAGCTCATCCGGGGCATGAGTTTCGGAAGGATGCGATAGTGCCATGGCCACCCTTGTCCTTGAGAAGCTCAACCTCTGGTACGGAAAGCACACCCACGCGGTGCGGGATGTGGACCTTGTGGTGGAGGACGGAGAGCTCTGCGTTTTCCTCGGTCCATCGGGGTGCGGGAAGACCTCGACCCTGCGGATGATTGCCGGATTCGTGAAGCCGACTTCGGGGAAAATTTACCTTGATGGAGAGGTCATCAACGACCTGTACCCGGGGGATCGGAACGTGGCCATGATTTTCCAGAATTACGCTCTCTATCCCCATCTCACCGTGCGGGAACAACTCGCTTTTCCTCTCAAGGCCAAGCGCATTCCTCGCCAGGAAATCGCAAAACGTGTGGAGGAGGTTGCCCACTTCCTGCACCTTGAAGAGTTCCTCGACCGCTATCCCCAGGAGCTCTCCGCAGGGCAGAGGCAGCGGGTGGCCATTGGACGGGCGCTCATTCGAAAGCCAAAGCTTTTCCTCATGGATGAACCTTTGAGCCAGCTCGATGCCCGGCTCCGGGTGGAGATGCGGGCGAATTTGCGCAAACTCCAGCAGGAGCTCAAGATTACGACAATCTACGTGACTCATGATCAGACCGAAGCCCAGGGCCTGGCGGATAAAATCATGGTCATGCACCAGGGACGGGTGCAGCAAGTTGGGAAACCCATCGAAATTTACGAGAATCCTGTGAACCTCTTCGTGGCCGGGTTTGTGGGGATGCCGGCGATGAATTTCCTTCGAGGGGTTCTTGTGCAGGGGGAGGAGCTCGAGTTTCGGGGGAATGGCGTGCGCATTCCTCTTTCGCAGGGACTGAAAGAGAAAACTCTTTCTCTCCTCCAGCGGGAAATCATTCTCGGTGTGCGTCCGGAACACCTTGCCCTTTCTCGGGGGGAGAAGGTGAACGTCATTCGGGGTGAGGTCTACGTTGTGGAACCCCAGAGCAACGAGTACATCGTGGATCTGAGGGTTGGAGGGGAGATTGTGAAAGCCAGACTCGAGAAACGGGAGTTTCCATCACCCCCGAGACCCGATGAGACTGTGGAGGTCGTTTTTGAGGACCGTCACCTCTACATTTTCGACCCTGTAACGGAGAAGCGGCTTCTGTGAGGGAGAGGTATGTCGGAGATTCGTCTTGAGGGCGTTCGGGTCCGGTATGGGAAAAATGTGGTTCTCAAAGATGTGAGTTTCACCGTGCCCTCCGGGTCGCTTTGCGTCATCACCGGACCTTCAGGATGCGGTAAGACAACGGTCCTCAGGGTCATTGCCGGTCTCACGAGGCCCGAAAGGGGCATGGTGTACCTTGACGGGAAGCCGGCCCTCCACATTTCCCCTGGGGAACGGGATGTGGCCATGTGCTTCCAAACCTTTGCCCTGTACCCTCATATGACTGTTCGGGAGAACTGGATGTTCCCCCTCTACGCAGAGAAGCTCTCGCCTCAGGAGATGGCAAAACGAATTGAAGAAGTAACCCGCCTCCTCCACATGGAGTTCCTCCTTGACCGGTATCCGGGGCAGCTCTCCGGTGGCCAGCAGCAGCGAGTTGCTCTCGGCAGAGCTCTGGTGCGTCGACCGAAAATCTACCTCCTTGATGAACCCCTGGGGAATCTCGATGCCAAACTCCGGGTGGAAATGCGGGCCGAGATTCGGAAGATTCAGAAAACCCTGGGCATCACAACCGTCTACGTTACTCACGACCAGACCGAGGCTCAGGCAGTGGCGGATACCATGGTGGTTATGGATTTCGGAGAAGTGAAGCAGGTGGGTACTCCTGAGGAGGTGTACGAGCGCCCGGCGAATCTCTTCGTTGCGGGTTTCATCGGCACACCCCGAATGAATTTCTTCCCCCTTGAGATTCGTGAAGAGAGGGGCGAGATTGCCCTTGTCTCTTCGGCCTTCTCGCTTCCGGTTGGTCCTGAATGGGCTCATTTCCTCAGGGACTGGGGAAAGAGGAGAGTGATTCTTGGTATCCGTCCGGAAAATGTTTCTCTTTCTTCTTCTCAGGACCGTGCCTTCCCTGCCACCCTTGAAGTCATTGAGCCCCAGAGTAACGAGTACATTTTCACCCTTTCGGCCCATGATGTGAGTTTCAAAGCGCGGCTTCGTCGGAATGTTCTACCCTTTGAGCCCTATCCGGGTCAAAGGGTGTGGGTGCGCCTTGAGGAGGCTTTCTGGCATCTTTTCGATCCTGAAAGCGAAAAACGCCTCGAGAGGGGGTGATGGAAAACCCAAAGAAACCTTCTTTTTGAGAACTCTAATCCATTTGAGAGGAGGAGAGGAGGATGAAGAGGTTACTTCTTGTGGTTTCTGTGGTGCTTCTTGTGGGGTGCAGTGTGGTTTTCGCAGAAGAGGTAACCCTGCGTATCCTGAGTCTTCCCTGGCCGCAGACGCCGGTTGAGCAGCGACTGGCGAACGAAATCTTCACCCAGAAAACGGGTATCAAAGTCATCATCGAGAGCCCTCCGTACCAGTTCGTGGAGTACAAGATTCGGGAAATCATTGACAGCAAGAGCGATGAGTACGATCTCTTCGAATACGACAGCCAGTGGATTGGCGAGATGGTTCTTGCCGGAGGACTGGAGCGTCTCGACACCCCTGAGTACCTTCTCTCGCCGGAGAGCACCATAAACTTCGAGAAAGATTTCATCCAGGGATTTGCTACCTACATCGGTAAGTTCCCCACCTTAGGTGACGATGCCCTCCTTCCAGGGGATGCGTGGAAGCAGTATGCCGATACTCCCCTCTACGGTCTTCCCTGGACATGTGGAGGACTCATCTTCAGCTACCGCAAGGATTTGTACCAGGAGGCAGGTATTCCCGGACCTCCCGATACCTGGGATGAGATGCTCGAGTACGCCAAAAAACTCACCGTGGACATCGATGGAGATGGGAAAATTGACCGCTACGGCATTGCCTGGTATGCGACGCGTCTCAGCGATGGTATCACCCAGCAGTGGCTTCCCTTCCATTTCTCCTTCGGCGCAGAACTCTGGGACCCCAAGACCTGGACGGCTCAGGGGGTCATCAACTCTGACAAGGCGGTAGAGGCCCTCCAGTTCTTCGTGGACTTCAATCTGAAGCACAAGGTGGTCGATCCGGCGACGGCGAACTGGTTCGTGGACGAGATCATGAACGCTGCGACCCAGGACAAGTGTGCCATGTGGTTCACCTGGGTGAGCTTTGCCAATGTTGCCGATAATCCTGCGCTCTCGAAAACTGCTGGGAAATGGGGCTACACCGTCATGCCCGGGTACCGGGATCCGGAAACAGGGCAGATTCGGCGAGCTTCCACCTTTGGTTCCCAGGGCATCGGCATCAATGCTTTCTCAAAGCACAAGAAGGAAGCCTGGATGTACCTCCAGTGGCTGAAGTCCTATGAAATCGAGAAGATGCTCGTTGATGATCCAACCGCCGGATACGCCAGTGCCCGTACCGATCTCCTTGACTACCAGAAGCAGTTTGAGCCGAAGTGGGCTTCCATCCGCACAATCATCGAGGGCATTGC of Candidatus Caldatribacterium sp. contains these proteins:
- a CDS encoding sugar ABC transporter permease; the protein is ERLGFKAVDWLTDPRFAIWGIIITDVWQWTPFVVLLVLAGLGTIPQELQEAAILDRASPWMRFKNIYLPYLRMPILLAVLFRSIDTLKMFDVPYILTGGGPGDLTTTLSLLGYRNLFSFFKVGVASAISWFVVIIVNVLVNILLKILSPRRKIPREMVDTGL
- a CDS encoding carbohydrate ABC transporter permease; translated protein: MREETKSLIRRIVFLVVALGITGAFMFPLLWVVLSSLKTRLEIFALPPKWIFPPTLQNYRDILHSDFMYHLRNSLLVAVISTGVSLVFGSLTAYGFSRYPIRGSDNILFWILSLRMLPPIAVVIPFYLLFRSLGLLDTTLALVLVYCIFNISFSIWVLKGFFDEIPIELEEAAKLDGYSPAQVFWRVSLPLVRPGLATTAIFCLIQSLNEFLVALTLTTRKAVTAPVGLAKLQTFLGTDWGRISAAAVIFMIPVVVFTIFVRNELIRGMSFGRMR
- a CDS encoding ABC transporter ATP-binding protein; this encodes MATLVLEKLNLWYGKHTHAVRDVDLVVEDGELCVFLGPSGCGKTSTLRMIAGFVKPTSGKIYLDGEVINDLYPGDRNVAMIFQNYALYPHLTVREQLAFPLKAKRIPRQEIAKRVEEVAHFLHLEEFLDRYPQELSAGQRQRVAIGRALIRKPKLFLMDEPLSQLDARLRVEMRANLRKLQQELKITTIYVTHDQTEAQGLADKIMVMHQGRVQQVGKPIEIYENPVNLFVAGFVGMPAMNFLRGVLVQGEELEFRGNGVRIPLSQGLKEKTLSLLQREIILGVRPEHLALSRGEKVNVIRGEVYVVEPQSNEYIVDLRVGGEIVKARLEKREFPSPPRPDETVEVVFEDRHLYIFDPVTEKRLL
- a CDS encoding ABC transporter ATP-binding protein, with protein sequence MSEIRLEGVRVRYGKNVVLKDVSFTVPSGSLCVITGPSGCGKTTVLRVIAGLTRPERGMVYLDGKPALHISPGERDVAMCFQTFALYPHMTVRENWMFPLYAEKLSPQEMAKRIEEVTRLLHMEFLLDRYPGQLSGGQQQRVALGRALVRRPKIYLLDEPLGNLDAKLRVEMRAEIRKIQKTLGITTVYVTHDQTEAQAVADTMVVMDFGEVKQVGTPEEVYERPANLFVAGFIGTPRMNFFPLEIREERGEIALVSSAFSLPVGPEWAHFLRDWGKRRVILGIRPENVSLSSSQDRAFPATLEVIEPQSNEYIFTLSAHDVSFKARLRRNVLPFEPYPGQRVWVRLEEAFWHLFDPESEKRLERG
- a CDS encoding sugar ABC transporter substrate-binding protein; amino-acid sequence: MKRLLLVVSVVLLVGCSVVFAEEVTLRILSLPWPQTPVEQRLANEIFTQKTGIKVIIESPPYQFVEYKIREIIDSKSDEYDLFEYDSQWIGEMVLAGGLERLDTPEYLLSPESTINFEKDFIQGFATYIGKFPTLGDDALLPGDAWKQYADTPLYGLPWTCGGLIFSYRKDLYQEAGIPGPPDTWDEMLEYAKKLTVDIDGDGKIDRYGIAWYATRLSDGITQQWLPFHFSFGAELWDPKTWTAQGVINSDKAVEALQFFVDFNLKHKVVDPATANWFVDEIMNAATQDKCAMWFTWVSFANVADNPALSKTAGKWGYTVMPGYRDPETGQIRRASTFGSQGIGINAFSKHKKEAWMYLQWLKSYEIEKMLVDDPTAGYASARTDLLDYQKQFEPKWASIRTIIEGIA